From a single Collibacillus ludicampi genomic region:
- a CDS encoding cation:dicarboxylate symporter family transporter, protein MKKVGLAWQILIGLILGIVVGAVFYGNPTIAKVLQPIGDIFIRLIKMIVVPIVFSTLVIGVSGVGDVKKLGKLGGKTILYFEIVTTIAIIVGLLTANIFKPGLGVDLHELSKSDIHKYVETTNKVGHSFVDTFVNIVPTNIVQALANGDMLAIIFFAVLFGLAISAIGEKGKPIIQFFHGVADAMFWMVNQIMKFAPFGVFALIGVTVSKFGIHSLIPLGKLVLCVYGSMIFFVVVVLGLIAKMVGTNIFAIIKILKEELILAYSTASSETVLPRIMEKMEEFGCPRGITSFVIPTGYSFNLDGSTLYQALAAIFIAQMYGIHMSLSAQISLVLVLMVTSKGIAGVPGVSFVVLLATLGSVGIPLEGLAFIAGIDRILDMARTAVNVVGNSLAAIVMSKWEGQYDTEKAKTYVTSMNSSAVTK, encoded by the coding sequence ATGAAGAAAGTCGGCTTAGCTTGGCAAATTCTCATTGGACTCATATTGGGTATCGTTGTGGGTGCCGTTTTTTATGGGAATCCGACGATCGCTAAAGTCTTGCAGCCTATTGGCGATATCTTTATTCGTTTGATTAAAATGATCGTTGTTCCGATCGTATTCTCCACGCTTGTAATCGGCGTTTCCGGTGTAGGCGATGTAAAGAAACTCGGGAAACTTGGTGGAAAAACGATCCTGTACTTTGAGATTGTCACAACGATTGCCATCATCGTCGGGTTATTGACGGCTAATATTTTCAAGCCGGGTCTTGGTGTCGATTTACATGAACTTTCGAAAAGCGATATCCACAAATATGTTGAAACGACCAATAAAGTCGGTCATAGTTTCGTTGACACGTTTGTGAACATTGTACCTACAAATATCGTACAAGCGTTGGCAAACGGTGATATGTTGGCGATCATTTTCTTTGCCGTCCTGTTCGGCCTTGCGATTTCCGCGATCGGTGAGAAAGGAAAACCGATCATTCAATTTTTCCATGGTGTCGCGGATGCCATGTTCTGGATGGTTAATCAGATCATGAAATTTGCACCTTTCGGCGTTTTTGCCTTGATCGGTGTAACCGTTTCCAAATTCGGGATCCATTCATTGATTCCTCTGGGTAAATTGGTGCTTTGCGTATACGGTTCGATGATCTTCTTTGTCGTTGTCGTTTTGGGACTGATTGCCAAAATGGTGGGGACAAACATCTTTGCCATCATTAAAATTTTGAAAGAGGAACTGATCCTCGCGTATTCCACCGCAAGTTCCGAAACGGTTCTACCGCGTATTATGGAAAAAATGGAGGAATTCGGTTGCCCGAGAGGGATTACTTCATTCGTCATTCCGACCGGGTATTCGTTCAATTTGGATGGTTCCACTTTATACCAAGCGCTCGCTGCAATCTTTATCGCACAAATGTATGGAATCCATATGTCGCTGAGTGCACAGATTTCACTCGTACTTGTGTTGATGGTTACATCAAAAGGGATTGCCGGTGTACCTGGGGTTTCGTTCGTCGTCTTGTTGGCGACGCTCGGTTCCGTAGGAATTCCGTTAGAGGGTTTGGCGTTCATTGCAGGTATTGACCGTATTCTGGACATGGCACGTACAGCCGTAAACGTGGTCGGCAACTCTTTGGCCGCCATCGTAATGTCCAAGTGGGAAGGTCAATATGACACAGAAAAAGCGAAAACGTATGTAACTTCCATGAACAGTTCTGCAGTTACCAAGTAA
- the pdhA gene encoding pyruvate dehydrogenase (acetyl-transferring) E1 component subunit alpha yields MKTHTSILPADHVLEMYQVLTSDGDVREDLEGRIDESLMLKMYENMVLVRAFDRKSLILQRQGRLGTYAPFEGQEASQVGSAMALSPGDWLFPTYRDHAAAITHGQPLMRVFLYWMGHMEGTVCPEGKKIMPYCVPIATQMLHAVGTAWASKLKGEKNVSIAYFGDGASSEGDFHEALNFAGVYKAPVIFFCQNNGFAISTPFARQSASRTIAQRAAAYDIKGVRVDGNDIFAVWLTVKEAIERGLAGEGPTLIEAVTFRYGAHTTADDPTKYRDQETLSQEWRTKRDPILRLRMFLEKRDLWDEKREIQLQKEVSEKIDAAFQEAMNYPKSQPDDMFRHVYADTPWQIREQQQEFHRVCKKDGIKA; encoded by the coding sequence ATGAAAACGCATACAAGCATTCTGCCTGCAGATCATGTGTTGGAAATGTATCAAGTGTTGACAAGTGATGGAGATGTCCGGGAGGATCTCGAGGGACGAATCGACGAATCCCTCATGCTCAAAATGTATGAAAATATGGTGCTTGTTCGGGCGTTTGACCGTAAGTCTTTGATCTTGCAAAGACAGGGGCGATTGGGCACATACGCTCCCTTTGAAGGACAAGAGGCCAGTCAGGTAGGAAGTGCGATGGCTTTGTCGCCCGGGGATTGGTTGTTTCCAACGTACCGGGATCACGCGGCCGCAATCACGCATGGCCAACCGTTGATGAGAGTGTTTCTCTACTGGATGGGCCATATGGAAGGTACCGTATGTCCAGAAGGGAAAAAGATCATGCCTTATTGCGTCCCGATCGCCACACAGATGCTACATGCTGTCGGTACGGCTTGGGCCAGCAAATTAAAAGGAGAAAAGAATGTAAGCATCGCTTACTTCGGAGACGGGGCAAGTTCAGAAGGAGATTTTCATGAAGCGCTCAATTTCGCCGGTGTGTATAAAGCGCCTGTGATCTTTTTCTGTCAAAATAATGGTTTTGCCATCAGCACTCCCTTTGCCAGACAATCAGCTTCACGGACGATCGCGCAAAGAGCGGCCGCTTACGATATCAAAGGCGTTCGGGTGGATGGCAACGATATTTTTGCCGTTTGGTTGACCGTTAAGGAAGCGATCGAGCGAGGACTCGCCGGTGAAGGACCAACGTTGATCGAGGCCGTTACGTTCCGTTACGGCGCTCATACTACTGCTGATGATCCGACTAAATATCGCGACCAAGAGACTCTTTCTCAAGAATGGCGAACAAAACGGGATCCGATTTTGCGACTGCGAATGTTCCTCGAAAAGAGGGATCTTTGGGACGAGAAGCGGGAAATTCAGTTACAAAAAGAAGTCAGTGAGAAAATCGATGCGGCCTTCCAGGAAGCGATGAACTATCCCAAGTCCCAGCCTGACGATATGTTCCGTCACGTGTATGCCGATACCCCGTGGCAAATCCGCGAACAACAACAAGAGTTTCATCGAGTCTGCAAGAAGGATGGGATTAAAGCATGA
- a CDS encoding alpha-ketoacid dehydrogenase subunit beta, translating into MSRQLTIIQAIKEALDQKMAEDQRVMLLGEDIGVNGGVFRATEGLLEKYGSARVVDTPLAESGIVGSAIGLALNGMIPVVEIQFLAFIYPGFEQIVSHAARMRFRTRGQFHVPLVIRTPYGAGIRGPELHSESVESFFVHTPGLKVVVPSNPYDAKGMLISAIEDPDPVIFLEPTRTYRAFKEEVPEEMYRVPLGKARVIQEGNDLSIFAWGAMLRVAMNAAKQIEQEKGWSCEVIDLRSLYPLDRDTIIQSVQKTGRACVVHEAHKTMGVGAEIISLINDEALMYLKAPVKRITGFDVPVPQFTIEDSYLPTEQRIKEGIVETILF; encoded by the coding sequence ATGAGCCGACAACTGACGATTATTCAGGCAATCAAGGAAGCATTGGATCAGAAAATGGCTGAGGATCAACGGGTGATGCTCTTAGGAGAAGATATCGGAGTCAACGGAGGAGTATTCAGGGCCACCGAGGGATTGCTTGAAAAATACGGATCGGCCCGCGTGGTGGATACGCCTTTGGCGGAATCAGGAATCGTGGGTTCAGCCATCGGACTTGCCTTAAATGGAATGATTCCGGTGGTGGAAATCCAGTTTCTGGCGTTCATTTATCCGGGATTTGAACAAATCGTTTCCCATGCGGCGAGGATGCGGTTCAGAACCCGTGGTCAGTTCCATGTACCGCTTGTGATTCGCACCCCATACGGAGCCGGTATTCGAGGGCCCGAACTTCATTCGGAGAGTGTCGAGTCGTTTTTTGTGCATACACCGGGACTGAAAGTGGTTGTTCCGAGCAACCCTTATGACGCGAAAGGGATGTTAATTTCAGCGATCGAAGACCCCGATCCGGTCATTTTCCTTGAACCCACCCGTACCTACCGCGCTTTCAAGGAGGAGGTTCCGGAAGAAATGTACAGGGTTCCTCTCGGCAAAGCCAGAGTTATACAGGAAGGAAACGACCTGTCTATTTTCGCCTGGGGAGCGATGTTGCGCGTTGCGATGAATGCGGCCAAACAAATCGAGCAGGAGAAAGGTTGGTCCTGTGAGGTGATCGACCTGCGTTCCTTGTATCCTTTGGATCGCGATACAATCATTCAATCCGTGCAAAAGACCGGGAGAGCCTGCGTGGTTCATGAAGCGCATAAAACGATGGGCGTGGGTGCTGAAATCATTTCTCTCATTAATGATGAAGCGCTTATGTATTTGAAGGCTCCCGTGAAACGGATCACCGGGTTCGATGTTCCGGTTCCGCAATTCACGATTGAAGACAGTTATCTTCCGACTGAACAACGCATCAAAGAAGGAATTGTCGAAACGATTTTGTTCTAA
- a CDS encoding dihydrolipoamide acetyltransferase family protein, with protein MVEFKLPDVLEGMHECEISKWLVKEGERVQSDQPIVEIQTDKVNTEITSPVTGTVAKILFAEGDVVKVGSTLLMILPEEETAASLAPDVEATVSPVPEAAVTQQEASPLPRRVIATPYVRQLARRMNIDIEQVKGTGPIGRVTVEDLHRFAQEQQGETTIRQNKNNSVSVEDIPFAKGDESVNGSADKGLERKQVELETVSLSGAGIPSTLEAEERIPLRGIRKKIAQHMVKSVTIIPHVTHVDELEVDSLWALRERLKDYAEERQVKLTFLPFFIKAIVIALKEFKTLNASIDDDTGEIILKHYYHIGIATDTDEGLIVPVIKHADRKTIIQLAEEISQLSTMARNGKLSRDQVTGGTFTISNVGPIGGLHATPIINHPEVAILALHKMEQRMVVRNGEGVIRWMMNMSLSFDHRLIDGATAVRFTNRIKQLLENPDRLLAEMT; from the coding sequence ATGGTTGAATTCAAACTACCGGACGTTCTTGAAGGGATGCACGAATGCGAAATTTCCAAATGGTTGGTGAAAGAGGGGGAACGGGTACAGTCTGATCAGCCGATCGTGGAGATTCAGACGGATAAAGTAAATACGGAAATCACTTCCCCAGTAACAGGAACTGTCGCAAAGATCCTCTTTGCCGAAGGGGATGTAGTCAAGGTAGGCTCTACTCTCCTTATGATTCTTCCCGAAGAGGAAACGGCGGCTTCGTTAGCTCCGGATGTGGAAGCCACGGTATCGCCGGTTCCAGAGGCGGCAGTGACGCAACAAGAAGCCTCTCCTCTTCCCAGACGTGTCATTGCCACACCTTATGTACGTCAGTTAGCGAGGAGGATGAATATTGATATAGAACAGGTGAAGGGAACGGGCCCTATCGGACGGGTGACAGTTGAAGATCTTCACCGCTTTGCCCAAGAGCAGCAAGGTGAAACGACCATTCGGCAAAATAAAAACAATTCCGTCTCCGTTGAGGATATCCCGTTCGCTAAAGGGGACGAATCTGTAAACGGTTCTGCCGACAAAGGGCTTGAGAGAAAACAAGTAGAACTCGAAACTGTTTCCTTGAGCGGTGCGGGTATACCATCAACTCTAGAAGCGGAAGAGAGGATTCCGTTAAGGGGGATCCGCAAGAAAATCGCCCAACATATGGTGAAATCCGTAACGATTATCCCTCATGTGACCCATGTCGATGAGCTGGAAGTGGACTCTCTCTGGGCTTTAAGGGAACGTTTGAAGGATTATGCGGAAGAACGTCAGGTCAAGTTGACTTTCCTACCCTTTTTCATCAAAGCGATTGTGATCGCTTTGAAGGAGTTTAAAACGTTGAATGCTTCGATCGATGATGATACGGGTGAAATCATTCTGAAACATTACTATCATATCGGAATTGCAACTGATACTGATGAAGGTTTGATCGTCCCCGTCATCAAACATGCAGACAGGAAGACGATCATCCAGTTAGCAGAAGAGATCAGCCAATTGTCAACTATGGCGCGGAATGGAAAACTCTCCAGGGATCAGGTCACTGGCGGCACATTTACGATCAGCAATGTGGGACCAATCGGAGGGCTTCATGCAACACCGATCATCAACCATCCGGAGGTAGCGATTTTGGCGTTACACAAGATGGAACAACGAATGGTTGTACGCAATGGAGAAGGTGTGATCCGATGGATGATGAATATGTCCCTGTCTTTCGATCATCGCTTGATCGATGGCGCGACTGCGGTACGCTTCACCAATCGGATCAAACAACTATTAGAGAATCCAGACCGATTATTAGCCGAGATGACCTAA
- a CDS encoding dioxygenase family protein yields MLPSFFLAHGAPTLVLENNEYTKFLRDLANELQRPKGIVLFSAHWEEPIQSISGVETYDMIYDFYGFPDEMYQITYPATGNKQMTKEIQALLTAQGIPSRIDEKRGLDHGAWVILRLMYPDADIPVTTLSVNPALPPQEQYQIGRALASLRDKDILIIGSGGTVHNLRRLEWNGTHPNEWAVAFDRWLANQLEEWDLESLFQYENRAPYAKDAVPRNEHFIPLLIAMGAANDQRKANLLYQNYQYGTLSLSCWQFGE; encoded by the coding sequence ATGCTTCCTTCATTTTTTCTTGCACACGGAGCACCAACGCTTGTTCTTGAGAACAACGAGTATACAAAATTTTTACGAGATTTAGCGAATGAATTACAGAGACCGAAAGGAATCGTGCTGTTTTCCGCTCACTGGGAAGAGCCCATTCAATCGATCAGCGGCGTTGAAACGTATGACATGATTTATGATTTCTACGGTTTTCCGGACGAAATGTATCAAATCACGTATCCGGCGACCGGAAACAAGCAAATGACCAAGGAGATTCAAGCATTATTGACGGCTCAGGGCATCCCTTCACGAATTGATGAGAAGCGCGGTTTAGACCACGGTGCGTGGGTGATCCTCCGTCTCATGTACCCGGATGCGGATATTCCCGTTACGACATTGTCGGTAAATCCGGCGCTTCCTCCTCAAGAGCAATATCAAATCGGGCGCGCGCTTGCTTCATTGCGTGATAAAGATATTCTGATTATTGGCAGCGGTGGCACCGTGCATAATTTGCGACGTTTGGAATGGAATGGCACGCACCCGAATGAATGGGCGGTTGCATTTGATCGTTGGCTAGCCAATCAGTTAGAAGAGTGGGACTTGGAATCATTATTCCAATATGAGAACAGGGCCCCGTACGCGAAAGATGCGGTACCGCGAAATGAGCACTTTATCCCTCTGCTAATAGCGATGGGTGCGGCCAATGACCAACGAAAAGCGAATCTTTTGTATCAAAATTATCAGTATGGAACATTGAGTCTCAGTTGTTGGCAATTTGGAGAATAG